In Myxococcus virescens, a single genomic region encodes these proteins:
- a CDS encoding vWA domain-containing protein encodes MNRTVVFLSLAGGLALTALVLGLPQMGTPPPPKPIIVAHPTPPPPVPPPVVPATVGSLTLTSRLSHPYVPAGTSEVFATFDLSGAQVPGAQRSPVNLALVIDRSGSMSGYKLAQAKQAARHLIGLLNDQDRLAIIHYGSDVKSLPSLEATAANRERMFQYVDGIWDEGGTNIGAGLSAGRYQLSTAQRTYGVNRLILMSDGQPTEGLTADEELTRMARELRATGITLSAIGVGTDFNEDLMQAFAEYGAGAYGFLEDAAQLSTLFQKDLQQAGTTVARGVTMTFTLPPGTSLGEVLGYRASQSGNQVHVSLPDFSAGQLERVVVRLNVTGDSVGRTARVLDLKLAYTDLIRDAEVANEASLSAVVTNRREEVLARQDREATVYAARARSAVNMQKAAEALSEGRKDEAKLYLQRNQALFDEASAVSGSAAVAADQAEQRAVMDEYDSAEGEEARRSLVKKSKVKALKSFGKLGSTY; translated from the coding sequence ATGAACCGTACGGTCGTCTTCCTCAGTCTGGCTGGCGGTCTCGCGCTCACCGCATTGGTGCTGGGACTGCCCCAGATGGGCACCCCGCCCCCGCCGAAGCCGATCATCGTCGCCCACCCCACGCCACCGCCGCCCGTCCCGCCCCCCGTCGTGCCTGCCACGGTGGGCTCGCTGACGCTGACGAGCCGGCTGTCCCATCCGTACGTCCCCGCGGGCACCTCCGAGGTGTTCGCCACCTTCGACCTGTCGGGCGCGCAGGTGCCGGGGGCACAGCGAAGCCCTGTCAATCTGGCGCTCGTCATCGACCGTTCGGGCTCCATGAGCGGCTACAAGCTGGCCCAGGCCAAGCAGGCGGCGCGGCACCTCATCGGGCTGCTGAATGACCAGGACCGGCTGGCCATCATCCACTACGGCTCGGACGTGAAGAGCCTGCCGTCCCTGGAGGCCACGGCCGCCAACCGCGAGCGGATGTTCCAGTACGTGGACGGCATCTGGGACGAAGGCGGCACCAACATCGGCGCGGGCCTGTCCGCCGGGCGCTATCAGCTGTCCACCGCGCAGCGGACCTACGGCGTCAACCGCCTCATCCTCATGAGCGACGGCCAGCCCACCGAGGGCCTCACCGCCGACGAGGAGCTGACGCGGATGGCGCGGGAGCTGCGCGCCACCGGCATCACCCTGAGCGCCATCGGCGTGGGCACCGACTTCAACGAGGACCTGATGCAGGCCTTCGCCGAGTACGGCGCCGGCGCCTACGGCTTCCTGGAGGACGCCGCCCAGCTCTCCACCCTCTTCCAGAAGGACCTGCAGCAGGCCGGGACGACGGTGGCGCGCGGCGTGACGATGACCTTCACCCTGCCCCCCGGCACGTCACTGGGCGAGGTGCTGGGCTACCGCGCCAGCCAGTCCGGCAATCAGGTGCACGTGTCGCTGCCCGACTTCTCCGCGGGCCAGTTGGAGCGCGTGGTGGTGCGGCTCAACGTCACCGGGGACTCGGTGGGGCGGACGGCGCGCGTGTTGGACCTGAAGCTGGCGTACACGGACCTCATCCGTGACGCAGAGGTGGCCAACGAAGCCTCGCTGTCCGCGGTGGTGACCAACCGGCGCGAGGAGGTGCTCGCCCGCCAGGACCGCGAGGCCACCGTCTACGCCGCCCGGGCGCGCAGCGCCGTCAACATGCAGAAGGCGGCCGAGGCCCTGAGCGAGGGCCGCAAGGACGAGGCGAAGCTCTACCTGCAACGCAACCAGGCGCTCTTTGACGAAGCCAGCGCGGTGTCCGGCAGCGCCGCGGTGGCGGCGGACCAGGCCGAACAGCGGGCGGTGATGGACGAGTACGACAGCGCGGAGGGCGAAGAGGCCCGGCGCTCGCTCGTGAAGAAGAGCAAGGTGAAGGCCCTCAAGAGCTTCGGCAAGCTCGGCTCCACGTACTGA
- a CDS encoding AMP-dependent synthetase/ligase produces MQLPQFQTLIDIFKRSTSTFGSRDLFGEKKNGQWVWTTYSRFGEMVDDLRGGLAQLGVGAGDRVAVISNNRLEWAVGAYATYTLGGAYVPMYESQQVKELQFILNDSGSKVVFCATDDIAQRIQAVRAELPHLEHIIRFSGTTSDTDSFATLLRRGAETPTPLVSPKPTDLAGLIYTSGTTGQPKGVMLSHSNIARNVSAMHEVFPMGTEDRSLAFLPWAHVFGQTVELHALLSMGASMAIAEAVEKIIDNLSEVKPTLLFSVPRIFNRIYDGLQKRMAGEKAVTRFMFHRGLAVAAQRRALAEAGKSSGLLDLQHAFFDKVVFSKVRARFGGRLKYAFSGGSAISKEVAEFIDNLGITVYEGYGLTETSPIATANFPNNRKIGSVGKALPGVRVEIDTAATGEATQGEIVVHGHNVMMGYYNKPEENEKVFTGNGGFRTGDMGYLDPDGYLYITGRIKEQYKLENGKYVVPSPIEQSLALSTYIANALVHGMNKPYNVAIIVVDVDTLKKWAAEKGLDTTSMPELLKRPEVLQLYREQLNEFTRDVKGYERPQRFLLISEDFTVANDMLTPKMSVKRRNVVARYNDAIEALYREGSDRSVSAA; encoded by the coding sequence ATGCAGCTCCCGCAGTTCCAGACCCTCATCGACATCTTCAAGCGCAGCACCTCCACCTTCGGCAGCCGTGACCTCTTCGGAGAGAAGAAGAACGGCCAGTGGGTCTGGACGACCTACTCTCGCTTCGGAGAGATGGTCGACGACCTGCGTGGTGGGCTCGCTCAGCTGGGCGTGGGCGCGGGCGACCGCGTGGCCGTCATCTCCAACAACCGCCTGGAGTGGGCGGTGGGCGCGTACGCCACGTACACGCTCGGCGGCGCTTACGTCCCGATGTACGAATCACAGCAGGTGAAGGAACTGCAGTTCATCCTCAACGACAGCGGCTCCAAGGTCGTTTTCTGTGCCACGGATGACATCGCGCAGCGCATCCAGGCCGTACGCGCGGAGCTGCCGCACCTGGAGCACATCATCCGCTTCAGCGGCACCACCAGCGACACGGACAGCTTCGCGACGCTGCTGCGGCGGGGCGCCGAGACGCCCACGCCCCTGGTGAGCCCCAAGCCGACGGACCTGGCCGGCCTCATCTACACGTCGGGCACCACGGGACAGCCCAAGGGCGTGATGCTCAGCCACTCGAACATCGCCCGCAACGTGTCGGCGATGCACGAAGTGTTTCCCATGGGGACGGAGGACCGCTCCCTGGCCTTCCTGCCCTGGGCGCACGTCTTCGGCCAGACGGTGGAGCTGCACGCGCTGCTGTCCATGGGCGCGTCCATGGCCATCGCGGAGGCGGTGGAGAAGATCATCGACAACCTCTCCGAGGTGAAGCCCACGCTGCTGTTCAGCGTGCCGCGCATCTTCAACCGCATCTACGACGGCCTGCAGAAGCGCATGGCCGGCGAGAAGGCGGTGACGCGGTTCATGTTCCACCGCGGCCTCGCGGTGGCGGCCCAGCGGCGCGCGCTCGCGGAGGCGGGCAAGTCGAGCGGCCTGCTGGACCTGCAGCACGCCTTCTTCGACAAGGTGGTCTTCTCCAAGGTCCGCGCGCGCTTCGGCGGGCGGCTGAAGTACGCCTTCTCCGGTGGGTCGGCCATCTCCAAGGAGGTGGCGGAGTTCATCGACAACCTCGGCATCACCGTCTACGAGGGCTACGGCCTCACGGAGACGTCGCCCATCGCCACGGCCAACTTCCCCAACAACCGGAAGATCGGCTCGGTGGGCAAGGCGCTGCCCGGGGTTCGCGTGGAGATCGACACGGCGGCCACCGGCGAGGCGACGCAGGGCGAAATCGTCGTCCACGGGCACAACGTGATGATGGGCTACTACAACAAGCCCGAGGAGAACGAGAAGGTGTTCACCGGGAACGGCGGCTTCCGCACCGGTGACATGGGCTACCTGGATCCGGACGGCTACCTCTACATCACCGGCCGCATCAAGGAGCAGTACAAGCTGGAGAACGGCAAGTACGTAGTGCCCAGCCCCATCGAGCAGTCGCTGGCACTCTCCACCTACATCGCCAACGCGTTGGTCCACGGCATGAACAAGCCGTACAACGTGGCCATCATCGTCGTGGACGTGGACACGCTGAAGAAGTGGGCCGCGGAGAAGGGCCTGGACACGACGTCCATGCCGGAGCTGCTCAAGCGTCCCGAGGTGCTCCAGCTCTACCGTGAGCAGTTGAACGAGTTCACCCGCGACGTGAAGGGCTATGAGCGCCCGCAGCGCTTCCTGCTCATCAGCGAGGACTTCACCGTCGCCAACGACATGCTCACCCCCAAGATGAGCGTGAAGCGCCGCAACGTCGTGGCCCGCTACAACGACGCCATCGAAGCCCTCTACCGCGAGGGCAGCGACCGCAGCGTCTCCGCGGCCTAG
- the purE gene encoding 5-(carboxyamino)imidazole ribonucleotide mutase, which yields MASTVTPWVGVIMGGKSDLEHLQPAVDILKELGIPHEVRVVSAHRTPDWMMEYASTAEARGLSVIIAAAGGAAHLPGMVSSKTLLPVIGVPMPTTLLSGLDALLSIVQMPKGVPVGTQAIGKPGAANAALHAAAILCLKYPELRERLAAWRKARTDEVLAHRELS from the coding sequence ATGGCGAGCACGGTCACCCCGTGGGTCGGGGTCATCATGGGCGGTAAGAGCGACCTGGAGCACCTGCAGCCCGCGGTCGACATCCTCAAGGAACTGGGCATCCCACACGAGGTGCGCGTGGTGTCCGCCCACCGCACCCCGGACTGGATGATGGAGTACGCGTCCACCGCGGAGGCGCGGGGGCTGTCCGTCATCATCGCCGCGGCGGGCGGCGCGGCGCACCTGCCGGGCATGGTGTCGAGCAAGACGCTGCTGCCCGTCATTGGCGTGCCCATGCCCACCACGCTGCTCAGCGGCCTGGACGCGCTGCTGTCCATCGTCCAGATGCCCAAGGGCGTGCCGGTGGGAACGCAGGCCATTGGCAAGCCGGGCGCCGCCAACGCCGCCCTGCACGCCGCGGCCATCCTCTGCCTCAAGTACCCGGAGCTGCGCGAGCGGCTCGCGGCCTGGCGCAAGGCGCGTACGGACGAAGTGCTGGCGCACCGGGAGCTGTCATGA